In the Flavobacterium sp. J372 genome, one interval contains:
- a CDS encoding OmpA family protein yields MKKLIFAIACLISLTASAQEQFAVYFDSNKHELKKAEQDRLNTWIAQNQTSKILAINGYTDEDGSIGLNDTLAQRRVNHIFNLVKGKVKAREDFKTRSFGKLHKHSPVKAENRKVVIYYLPEKELHRENEVLGIKPEPKPVVKYPAGVVLTNPNGTREEIKFDVEFMKKVGDAKPGEKLVLHNINFFENTFATTPDSRPKMYELLEIMKLHKNLKIKLQGHICCQKGDPRKLSYERAKAIMLFLTRNGIEKSRVTFEGLGTTQPIYPLPEKTEEERAENRRVEILVIEN; encoded by the coding sequence ATGAAAAAACTCATTTTCGCAATAGCTTGCCTGATATCGCTAACTGCCTCAGCACAAGAGCAGTTCGCTGTGTATTTTGACAGCAATAAGCACGAACTGAAGAAAGCAGAACAAGACCGGCTTAATACCTGGATTGCGCAAAACCAAACCTCCAAAATACTGGCAATCAATGGCTATACCGATGAAGACGGTTCCATAGGCCTAAATGATACGCTGGCGCAACGCCGTGTAAATCATATTTTTAATTTGGTAAAAGGTAAAGTGAAGGCCCGGGAGGATTTTAAAACCCGCAGTTTTGGGAAGCTCCATAAACATTCACCGGTAAAAGCAGAGAACAGGAAGGTTGTAATTTACTATCTTCCTGAAAAAGAATTGCATCGTGAAAATGAAGTGCTTGGCATAAAGCCTGAACCAAAACCTGTGGTTAAATATCCGGCGGGTGTAGTGCTCACAAACCCAAACGGAACGAGGGAGGAGATAAAGTTTGATGTCGAATTCATGAAGAAAGTGGGGGATGCCAAGCCGGGTGAAAAGCTGGTTTTGCACAACATCAATTTCTTTGAAAATACCTTTGCAACAACTCCAGACTCGCGGCCAAAGATGTATGAGTTGCTGGAAATCATGAAGTTGCACAAAAACCTAAAGATAAAACTGCAAGGCCACATCTGCTGCCAGAAAGGTGACCCCCGCAAACTTTCGTATGAAAGAGCAAAAGCCATCATGCTGTTTCTTACCCGAAACGGTATCGAGAAATCACGTGTTACTTTTGAAGGGCTTGGTACTACGCAACCCATTTATCCACTGCCTGAAAAGACTGAAGAAGAGCGTGCTGAAAACCGCCGTGTAGAGATTTTGGTTATAGAAAATTAA